A window from Aeromonas rivipollensis encodes these proteins:
- the lolD gene encoding lipoprotein-releasing ABC transporter ATP-binding protein LolD, with the protein MNEPQSCEPLLRCQALNHVYKEGNLETQVLKGIDLCVAPGEMLAVVGSSGSGKTTLLHLMGALDNPSSGAVLFKGQDIHHWDSKTQARFRNQELGFVYQFHHLLAEFTALENTAMPLLIAGESVASATEKATRMLGRVGLSHRLNHRPSELSGGERQRVAIARALVNEPSLVLADEPTGNLDHASATAVYELLCELNRELGTAFVVVTHDLSLAAKLHRRVTLVSGIMAEVA; encoded by the coding sequence ATGAATGAACCCCAGTCCTGCGAGCCTCTGCTGCGCTGTCAGGCCCTCAACCATGTCTATAAAGAGGGCAATCTGGAGACCCAGGTGCTCAAGGGGATCGATCTCTGCGTCGCCCCCGGCGAGATGCTGGCGGTGGTGGGGAGCTCGGGTTCGGGCAAGACCACCCTGCTGCACCTGATGGGGGCGCTGGACAACCCTTCGAGCGGCGCCGTGCTGTTCAAGGGGCAGGACATCCACCACTGGGACAGCAAGACCCAGGCCCGTTTTCGCAATCAGGAGCTGGGCTTCGTCTACCAGTTCCACCACCTGCTGGCCGAGTTCACCGCGCTGGAGAACACCGCCATGCCGCTGCTGATCGCCGGCGAGTCGGTGGCGAGCGCCACCGAGAAGGCAACCCGCATGCTGGGACGGGTGGGGCTCTCCCATCGTCTCAATCACAGACCTTCCGAGCTCTCCGGCGGCGAGCGCCAGCGGGTGGCCATCGCCCGTGCCCTGGTCAACGAGCCGAGCCTGGTGCTGGCGGACGAGCCCACCGGCAACCTGGATCACGCCAGCGCCACTGCGGTGTACGAGCTGCTCTGCGAGCTCAACCGGGAGCTGGGCACGGCCTTCGTGGTGGTCACCCATGACTTGAGCCTCGCCGCCAAGCTGCACCGCCGGGTGACCCTGGTGAGCGGCATCATGGCGGAGGTCGCCTGA
- the mfd gene encoding transcription-repair coupling factor gives MKLPALPAKAGQKLTLGKLVGSSLALVAARLTREANRPVLLVTADTPSALRLEQELSFLLADQGCPVLMFPDWETLPYDTFSPHQDIISQRLETLYTLPQMSSGVLIVPISTLMLRTAPQAYLDKYSLMVTSGQRLNLQQLRGRLAEAGYVAVEQVLEHGEFAARGSLLDLFPMGSSRPYRIDFFDDEVDSIRPFDPESQRSSEPVKSVSLLPAREFPTDEAAIELFRGQFREQFELSRAEGSVYQEVSKGRWPAGIEYYLPLFFSQTASLFDYLPDNTLLLTVGEIYPAAQRFWNDIGQRYEDRRWDNTRPLLPPQQIYLPVEQLFAALGQYGAVRLQEAATDGGAGQHDLPIAPLPDLQLDHSKEQPLLALSQFLQGFAGRTLFAVESEGRREGLGDLLARIKLQPKEFASLEKFVGSKARHGLLVSPLERGFLLEPAGAEALALITETELLGGKIRSKRQREKSKNLSSDAVIRNLGELTQGQPVVHLDHGVGRYLGLETLDAGGLPTEFLTLEYAGGDKLFVPVTNLHLISRYTGSDNPPSHKLGGEAWVKARRKAAEKVRDVAAELLDVYAIRAARAGFAFKHDKESYRQFAASFPFEETDDQLNAINAVLGDMCQAKSMDRLVCGDVGFGKTEVAMRAAFVAVHGGKQVAVLVPTTLLAQQHYDNFRDRFANWPVRVEVLSRFRSAKEQTAVLKELADGKVDIIIGTHKLLGSDLTFKDLGLLIVDEEHRFGVRQKEKIKALRADVDILTLTATPIPRTLNMAMSGMRDLSIIATPPAKRLAIKTFVRQHEPAVVREAVLRELKRGGQVYYLHNDVESIEKCASDLAELVPEARIGIAHGQMRERDLERIMSDFYHQRFNLLVCTTIIETGIDVPSANTIIMDRADHLGLAQLHQLRGRVGRSHHQAYAYLLTPHPKLMTKDAAKRLEAIASLEDLGAGFALATHDLEIRGAGELLGDDQSGQIESVGFTLYMEMLEQAVEALKHGKEPSLEQLMSQHTEVELRLPALLPDDYIPDVNMRLSMYKRIASAADEQELRELKVELIDRFGLLPEPTKTLMEIAAFRQRATALGIRRVEMSDRGGYLDFTQETRVNPTYLVKLLSEQPRIYKMDGPTRLRFQVPNQDRAMRLKLVDALLTDLASHSL, from the coding sequence ATGAAACTCCCCGCCTTGCCCGCCAAAGCGGGCCAGAAATTGACCCTGGGCAAGCTGGTCGGCAGCAGCCTGGCGCTGGTCGCCGCCCGCCTCACCCGGGAGGCCAACCGCCCCGTCCTGCTGGTGACCGCCGATACCCCGAGCGCCCTGCGCCTCGAACAGGAGCTCAGCTTCCTGCTGGCCGATCAGGGTTGCCCCGTGCTGATGTTCCCGGACTGGGAAACCCTGCCCTACGACACCTTCTCCCCCCATCAGGACATCATCTCCCAGCGGCTCGAGACCCTCTATACCCTGCCGCAGATGAGCAGCGGCGTGCTGATAGTGCCCATCTCCACCCTGATGCTGCGCACGGCGCCCCAGGCCTATCTCGACAAATACAGCCTGATGGTGACCAGCGGCCAGCGCCTCAACCTGCAACAGTTGCGGGGACGGCTGGCCGAGGCGGGCTATGTGGCGGTGGAACAGGTGCTGGAACACGGCGAGTTCGCCGCCCGTGGCTCCCTGCTGGATCTCTTCCCCATGGGCAGCAGCCGCCCTTATCGCATCGACTTCTTCGATGACGAGGTGGACTCCATCCGCCCCTTCGATCCCGAGAGCCAGCGATCCAGCGAGCCGGTCAAGAGCGTCAGCCTGCTGCCCGCCCGGGAATTTCCCACCGACGAGGCCGCCATCGAGCTGTTTCGCGGTCAGTTCCGCGAGCAGTTCGAGCTGTCGCGGGCGGAGGGATCCGTCTATCAGGAGGTGAGCAAGGGGCGCTGGCCCGCCGGCATCGAATACTATCTGCCGCTCTTCTTCAGCCAGACCGCCAGCCTGTTTGACTACCTGCCGGACAACACCCTGCTGCTCACCGTGGGGGAGATCTACCCGGCGGCCCAGCGCTTCTGGAACGACATAGGCCAGCGCTATGAAGACAGGCGCTGGGACAATACCCGCCCCCTGCTGCCTCCCCAGCAAATTTACCTGCCGGTGGAGCAGCTCTTCGCCGCCCTCGGCCAGTACGGCGCCGTGCGGCTGCAAGAGGCGGCCACCGACGGCGGCGCGGGCCAGCATGATCTCCCCATAGCCCCCCTGCCCGACTTACAGCTCGATCACAGCAAGGAGCAACCCCTGCTGGCCCTCAGCCAGTTCCTGCAAGGCTTTGCTGGCCGCACCCTGTTCGCGGTGGAGTCCGAGGGGCGGCGCGAGGGGCTCGGGGATCTGCTGGCGCGGATCAAGCTGCAACCCAAGGAGTTCGCCTCCCTCGAGAAGTTCGTCGGGAGCAAGGCGCGTCATGGCCTGCTGGTCAGCCCGCTGGAGCGGGGCTTCCTGCTCGAACCCGCCGGGGCAGAGGCCCTGGCCCTCATCACGGAGACCGAGCTGCTCGGCGGCAAGATCAGAAGCAAGCGGCAACGGGAGAAGAGCAAGAACCTGAGCTCGGATGCGGTGATCCGCAACCTCGGCGAGCTGACCCAGGGCCAGCCCGTGGTGCATCTGGATCACGGGGTCGGCCGCTATCTCGGGCTCGAGACCCTGGATGCCGGCGGCCTGCCCACCGAGTTCCTCACCCTGGAATACGCCGGTGGCGACAAGCTGTTCGTACCGGTCACCAACCTCCACCTCATCAGCCGCTATACGGGTTCGGATAACCCCCCCAGCCACAAACTCGGCGGCGAGGCCTGGGTCAAGGCGCGGCGCAAGGCGGCGGAGAAGGTGCGCGACGTGGCCGCCGAGCTGCTCGATGTCTATGCCATACGCGCGGCGCGGGCCGGCTTTGCCTTCAAGCACGACAAGGAGAGTTACCGCCAGTTTGCCGCCAGCTTCCCGTTCGAGGAGACGGACGATCAGCTCAATGCCATCAATGCGGTGCTGGGGGACATGTGCCAGGCCAAGAGCATGGACCGGCTGGTGTGCGGCGACGTGGGCTTTGGCAAGACAGAAGTGGCGATGCGCGCCGCCTTCGTGGCGGTGCACGGCGGCAAGCAGGTGGCCGTGCTGGTGCCCACCACCCTGCTGGCCCAGCAGCACTACGACAACTTCCGCGATCGCTTCGCCAACTGGCCGGTGCGGGTGGAGGTGCTGAGCCGCTTCCGCTCCGCCAAGGAGCAGACGGCCGTGCTCAAGGAGCTGGCCGATGGCAAGGTGGACATCATCATAGGCACCCACAAGCTGCTCGGCTCCGACCTCACCTTCAAGGATCTGGGGCTGCTCATCGTCGACGAGGAGCACAGGTTCGGGGTGCGCCAGAAGGAGAAGATCAAGGCGCTGCGGGCCGACGTGGACATCCTCACCCTCACCGCCACCCCGATCCCGCGCACCCTCAACATGGCGATGTCCGGCATGCGGGATCTCTCCATCATCGCCACCCCGCCCGCCAAGCGCCTCGCCATCAAGACCTTCGTGCGCCAGCACGAGCCGGCGGTGGTGCGTGAAGCTGTACTGCGGGAGCTCAAACGGGGCGGTCAGGTCTACTACCTGCACAACGACGTGGAGAGCATCGAGAAGTGCGCCAGCGATCTCGCCGAGCTGGTGCCGGAGGCGCGCATCGGCATCGCCCACGGCCAGATGCGCGAGCGCGACCTTGAGCGCATCATGTCGGACTTCTACCACCAGCGCTTCAACCTGCTGGTCTGCACCACCATCATAGAGACCGGCATCGACGTGCCGAGCGCCAACACCATCATCATGGACAGGGCCGATCACCTGGGGTTGGCCCAGCTGCACCAGCTGCGGGGCCGGGTCGGCCGCTCCCACCACCAGGCCTATGCCTACCTGCTCACCCCCCATCCCAAGCTGATGACCAAGGATGCCGCCAAGCGGCTCGAAGCCATCGCCTCCCTTGAGGATCTCGGGGCCGGCTTTGCGCTCGCCACCCACGATCTGGAGATCCGGGGCGCGGGCGAGCTGCTCGGTGACGATCAGAGCGGCCAGATCGAATCTGTCGGCTTCACCCTCTACATGGAGATGCTGGAGCAGGCGGTGGAGGCCCTCAAACATGGCAAGGAGCCGTCGCTCGAGCAGCTGATGAGCCAGCACACCGAGGTGGAGCTGCGCCTGCCCGCCCTCTTGCCGGACGACTACATCCCGGACGTCAACATGCGCCTCTCCATGTACAAGCGCATCGCCAGCGCCGCCGACGAGCAGGAGCTGCGCGAGCTGAAGGTGGAGCTTATCGATCGCTTCGGCCTGCTGCCGGAGCCGACCAAGACCCTCATGGAGATCGCGGCCTTCCGCCAGCGGGCCACGGCCCTTGGCATTCGCCGGGTGGAGATGAGCGATCGCGGCGGCTATCTGGACTTCACCCAGGAGACCAGGGTCAACCCGACCTATCTGGTAAAACTGCTCTCCGAGCAGCCACGTATCTATAAAATGGATGGACCTACCCGCTTGCGCTTCCAGGTACCGAACCAGGACAGGGCCATGCGCCTGAAACTGGTGGATGCCCTGCTGACGGATCTCGCCAGCCACAGCCTCTAG
- a CDS encoding peptide ABC transporter substrate-binding protein codes for MKRTLIAGAVAALISLPALAAQVPEGTKLLPSAQQTFVRNIGTEPASIDPQMVEESAGSDIVNDLFEGLYTLDGDGKLQAAGALGYELDDTGTVYTFRLRPDAKWSNGEPVTAADYVYGWQRAADPKNASNYAWFIELTGVANASEVVQGKKSPETLGIKALDDHTLQITLKAPVPFFLKTLSHYTTFPAPRATIEKFGHEWVKPGNIVSNGAFALKEWTPNERLIAERNPHYWDNEHTVLNKVIYLEIVSDTAAYNRYRANELHYTTYPLEQYQQIKRQSPDDLVSAPMLATYYYVFNTQRKPFDDVRVRKALSLAIDRDTITEKILGQGQLSAFSLTPPSVDGFELKRPASELMSKEARITQAKALLAEAGYGPQNPLDVDILYNTNEGHKKIALAISSMWKHNLGVKAELNNMEWKTMVSALNEGDFGVSRYSWNGDYNDASTFLDIMTSSSSANSGKWFNKKYDALLAKAHDAKDPAERNRLYQQAEALIDEEAPIAPVYFYVKSRLLKPFVKGYPYHNPQDLVYAKDLYLTAQ; via the coding sequence ATGAAAAGGACTCTCATTGCCGGCGCGGTTGCCGCCCTGATCTCCCTCCCCGCCCTGGCGGCCCAGGTGCCCGAAGGCACCAAGTTGCTGCCCAGTGCCCAGCAAACCTTCGTGCGCAACATAGGCACAGAACCCGCCTCCATCGATCCCCAGATGGTGGAAGAGAGCGCGGGCAGCGACATCGTCAACGATCTGTTCGAGGGGCTTTACACCCTGGATGGCGACGGCAAGCTGCAGGCGGCGGGCGCCCTTGGTTACGAACTCGATGACACCGGCACCGTCTACACCTTCAGGCTCAGACCCGATGCCAAGTGGTCCAACGGCGAGCCGGTGACGGCGGCGGATTACGTCTATGGCTGGCAGCGGGCGGCGGATCCCAAAAACGCCTCCAACTACGCCTGGTTCATCGAGCTGACCGGCGTCGCCAACGCCAGCGAGGTGGTGCAGGGCAAGAAGAGCCCGGAAACGCTGGGCATCAAGGCGCTCGATGATCACACCCTGCAGATCACTCTCAAGGCCCCGGTCCCCTTCTTCCTCAAGACCCTCTCCCACTACACCACCTTCCCGGCCCCCAGGGCGACCATCGAGAAGTTTGGTCATGAGTGGGTCAAGCCGGGCAACATCGTCTCCAACGGCGCCTTCGCCCTCAAGGAGTGGACCCCGAACGAGCGCCTCATCGCCGAGCGCAATCCCCACTACTGGGACAATGAGCACACTGTGCTGAACAAGGTGATCTATCTGGAGATCGTCTCCGATACCGCCGCCTACAACCGCTATCGCGCGAACGAGCTGCACTACACCACCTATCCCCTGGAGCAGTATCAGCAGATCAAGCGCCAGAGCCCTGACGATCTGGTGAGCGCCCCCATGCTCGCCACCTACTACTACGTGTTCAACACCCAGCGCAAACCCTTCGACGACGTCAGGGTGCGCAAGGCGCTCTCCCTTGCCATCGACAGAGACACCATCACGGAGAAGATCCTGGGACAGGGACAGCTCTCGGCATTCAGCCTGACCCCGCCGAGCGTCGATGGCTTCGAGCTCAAGCGCCCGGCCAGCGAGCTGATGAGCAAGGAGGCGCGGATCACCCAGGCCAAGGCGCTGCTCGCCGAGGCGGGCTACGGGCCGCAAAATCCGCTGGATGTGGACATCCTCTACAACACCAACGAGGGGCACAAGAAGATAGCGCTGGCCATCTCCTCCATGTGGAAACACAACCTGGGGGTCAAGGCCGAGCTCAACAACATGGAGTGGAAGACCATGGTTTCGGCCCTGAACGAAGGGGATTTCGGGGTCAGTCGCTATTCCTGGAACGGGGATTACAACGATGCCTCCACCTTCCTCGACATCATGACCTCCAGCAGCAGCGCCAACAGCGGCAAGTGGTTCAACAAGAAGTACGACGCCCTGCTGGCCAAGGCCCATGACGCCAAGGATCCGGCCGAGCGCAACCGGCTCTATCAGCAGGCCGAGGCACTGATCGACGAGGAGGCCCCCATAGCCCCCGTCTACTTCTATGTGAAGTCACGGCTGCTCAAGCCCTTCGTCAAGGGCTACCCCTACCATAACCCGCAAGATCTGGTCTATGCCAAGGACCTCTATCTGACGGCGCAATAA
- the lolE gene encoding lipoprotein-releasing ABC transporter permease subunit LolE, which yields MFKPLPLFLGLRYSRSRRRNGFIAFISASSLIGIALGVMALILGLSAMNGFERELKNRVLSVVPHGELIGMEAPLPDWPRLRDYLLAQPGIEAAAPVIRLDGLLEHGSAIKGVQVRAVLPELEENLSDAGNYMTGLGFRELQAGEHGVILGKTIADKLGVKIGDPVTLLLPQGGDETGIKNPRRETLTVVGLLEIGGQLDGVLGFMHLADAQSITGMGSAVEGFSLKVNDVLKAQSITVAAARKFPHYVYISSWMSRQGYLYQDIQMVRTVMYVVMLMVVAVACFNIVSTLVMAVNEKRSEIAILKTMGASPGQIRLTFVIQGMVNGVAGALLGALLGGLLSSKLTQILGGIEKLIGHRFLNPDIYFIDFLPTELHMQDLVIVTSAAILMSLLATLYPAWRASGLVPSRELGH from the coding sequence ATGTTCAAGCCGCTGCCCCTCTTTCTGGGCCTGCGTTACAGCCGCTCCCGCCGTCGCAACGGCTTTATCGCCTTTATTTCCGCCTCCTCCCTGATTGGCATAGCCCTCGGGGTGATGGCCCTCATTCTTGGCCTCTCCGCCATGAACGGCTTCGAGCGGGAGCTCAAGAACCGGGTGCTCTCGGTGGTGCCTCACGGGGAGCTCATCGGCATGGAGGCGCCGCTGCCCGACTGGCCGAGGCTTCGGGACTACCTGCTGGCCCAGCCCGGGATCGAGGCCGCGGCCCCGGTCATCCGCCTCGATGGCCTGCTGGAGCACGGCTCCGCCATCAAGGGGGTGCAGGTGCGTGCCGTGCTGCCCGAGCTCGAGGAGAACCTGTCGGATGCGGGCAACTACATGACGGGGCTGGGGTTTCGTGAACTGCAGGCGGGCGAGCACGGGGTGATCCTCGGCAAGACCATAGCCGACAAGCTGGGGGTCAAGATAGGTGACCCCGTGACCCTGCTGCTGCCCCAAGGGGGAGACGAGACGGGGATCAAGAATCCCCGGCGGGAGACCCTGACCGTGGTGGGGCTGCTGGAGATCGGCGGCCAGCTCGACGGCGTGCTCGGCTTCATGCACCTGGCCGATGCCCAGTCCATCACCGGCATGGGCAGCGCGGTGGAGGGTTTCAGCCTCAAGGTGAACGACGTGCTCAAGGCGCAGTCCATCACTGTGGCGGCCGCCCGCAAATTCCCGCACTACGTCTATATCAGCAGCTGGATGAGCCGCCAGGGGTATCTCTATCAGGACATCCAGATGGTGCGCACCGTCATGTACGTGGTGATGCTGATGGTGGTGGCGGTGGCCTGCTTCAACATCGTCTCCACCCTGGTGATGGCGGTGAACGAGAAGCGCAGCGAGATCGCCATCCTCAAGACCATGGGGGCGAGCCCGGGCCAGATCCGGCTCACCTTCGTCATCCAGGGGATGGTGAACGGGGTGGCTGGCGCCTTGCTCGGTGCCCTGCTGGGGGGGCTGCTTTCGAGCAAGCTGACCCAGATCCTGGGCGGTATCGAAAAGCTCATTGGCCATCGCTTCTTGAACCCGGACATCTACTTCATCGACTTCCTGCCGACCGAGCTGCACATGCAGGATCTGGTGATTGTGACCAGTGCCGCCATCCTGATGAGTCTGCTGGCCACCCTTTATCCCGCCTGGCGGGCGAGCGGTCTGGTACCCTCCCGGGAGCTGGGTCACTGA
- a CDS encoding PilZ domain-containing protein produces the protein MQEQFFSVTHATPVNVIPMPADFHLPTLEALDAELPEPFRIASAITSIDLVSSRLLRNQNESMHDLVEIINQQSRKIDMIMGFVLAAQDHPEHRFHTLRFGAGQLTYLHPHQGHGEPPQLHQLVRLKIFLREEASAVYCYGEVKQREPGEHGTHVVLDYVRIREDDRELLVRASLHVQSKQLKLRAQERQR, from the coding sequence ATGCAGGAACAGTTCTTCAGCGTCACCCATGCCACGCCGGTCAATGTGATCCCCATGCCGGCCGACTTTCACCTGCCGACGCTGGAGGCCCTTGATGCCGAGCTGCCCGAGCCCTTTCGCATCGCCTCCGCCATCACCTCCATCGATCTGGTGAGCAGCCGCCTGCTGCGCAACCAGAACGAGTCCATGCACGATCTGGTGGAGATCATCAATCAGCAGTCCCGCAAGATCGACATGATCATGGGCTTCGTGCTGGCGGCGCAGGATCACCCCGAACATCGCTTCCACACCCTGCGCTTTGGTGCCGGCCAGCTCACCTACCTGCACCCGCACCAGGGCCACGGCGAGCCGCCTCAGCTCCACCAGCTGGTACGACTCAAGATCTTCCTGCGGGAGGAGGCCTCCGCCGTCTACTGCTATGGCGAGGTCAAGCAGCGGGAGCCCGGCGAGCACGGCACCCATGTGGTGCTCGACTATGTGCGGATCCGCGAGGATGACAGGGAGCTGCTAGTGCGTGCCAGCCTGCATGTGCAGTCGAAACAGCTCAAGCTGCGTGCCCAAGAGCGTCAACGCTAA
- a CDS encoding lipoprotein-releasing ABC transporter permease subunit, whose protein sequence is MKTGLFQPLSLAIGLRYAGSRRSNRFVSFISLFSTFGIAIGVAALMVVISVMNGFEGQLKGRILGVIPHVVVTNTAGRIDAHPPGLPDLDKLPHVVATAPMLDSEGMLQSPGQLTGVSVQGIDPAHWPKDDILHAQMLGGRLDSLQRGQYHIVLGQGVANRLKVSIGDEVRLILTEGTRFTPFGRVPAQRLFTVSGIFGVGADVDSQVALIALGDAQRLLRLPEETVGGIRLWLDDPFAADQVVKTALPDGLEWQDWRRERGELFQAVAMEKRMMGLMLVLIIAVATFNILSALVMVVTDKEGEVAILRTMGMSESGIVKIFMVLGASSGVIGALFGGLAGLALSFGLNPLLDAVGLNLYMAAGGSGLPVIVEPAQVMTILLGAVLLSFSATLYPAARAARVKPAEALRYE, encoded by the coding sequence TTGAAGACTGGACTTTTTCAGCCACTCTCGCTGGCCATAGGCCTGCGTTATGCAGGCTCGCGACGCAGTAACCGCTTCGTCTCCTTTATTTCCCTGTTTTCCACCTTTGGCATCGCCATCGGGGTCGCGGCCCTGATGGTGGTCATTTCGGTGATGAACGGGTTCGAGGGGCAGCTCAAGGGGCGCATTCTCGGGGTGATCCCCCACGTGGTGGTGACCAATACGGCGGGGCGCATCGATGCCCATCCGCCAGGCCTGCCCGATCTCGACAAGCTGCCCCACGTGGTGGCCACTGCCCCCATGCTCGACAGCGAAGGCATGTTGCAAAGCCCGGGCCAGCTCACCGGGGTGAGCGTGCAGGGGATAGATCCGGCCCACTGGCCCAAGGATGACATCCTCCATGCCCAGATGCTGGGGGGACGGCTGGACAGCCTGCAGCGCGGCCAATACCACATAGTACTGGGGCAGGGGGTGGCCAACCGCCTCAAGGTCTCCATTGGCGACGAGGTGCGTCTCATCCTGACCGAAGGGACCCGTTTCACGCCTTTTGGCCGGGTACCTGCCCAGCGGCTCTTCACCGTCTCCGGTATCTTCGGGGTCGGTGCCGACGTGGACAGCCAGGTGGCGCTGATTGCCCTTGGGGACGCCCAGCGCCTGCTGCGCCTGCCCGAGGAGACGGTGGGCGGCATCCGCCTCTGGCTCGACGATCCCTTCGCCGCCGACCAGGTGGTGAAAACCGCGCTGCCGGACGGGCTGGAGTGGCAGGATTGGCGCCGGGAGCGGGGTGAACTCTTCCAGGCTGTGGCCATGGAGAAACGCATGATGGGGCTGATGCTGGTGCTGATCATCGCGGTCGCCACCTTCAATATCCTCTCCGCCCTGGTGATGGTGGTCACCGACAAGGAAGGTGAGGTCGCCATACTGCGTACCATGGGCATGAGCGAGTCGGGGATAGTCAAGATTTTCATGGTGTTGGGGGCATCGAGCGGCGTCATCGGCGCCCTGTTTGGTGGTCTGGCGGGGCTGGCCCTGTCGTTCGGACTCAACCCCCTGCTAGATGCGGTGGGGCTCAACCTCTATATGGCGGCGGGGGGCAGCGGTCTGCCGGTCATCGTCGAACCCGCCCAGGTCATGACCATCTTGCTGGGGGCCGTGCTGCTGAGCTTCAGTGCCACCCTCTATCCGGCGGCCCGTGCGGCCCGGGTCAAACCAGCCGAGGCATTACGTTATGAATAG
- a CDS encoding DMT family transporter: protein MPLAFLFPFSCMAIWAGNGIVSKLAVGVLSPAALAWSRWMVAALVLTPFLARRAWRMRDKLRAGFSRLAMLALLGMVLNQTFGYYAAQTLGATEIGLMMGLTPLMTVLLSIWLLRERPTWGALVGGVISILGLAILLGQGDPTRLFTQGIHIGSVYMLLSAATYALYSVLLKRWDLGLDNWSMLYGQVLCSLLFLTPFYLLVDGKWPDGSALWLILYAGIPTSALSPWLWMQGIALLGASRTAIFMNLLPVMTAALAISWLGETLTSYHLIGGGMTLLGVLLAQLLVKPVMVRRRARLAMAGCQED, encoded by the coding sequence GGCCGGCAACGGCATCGTCAGCAAGCTGGCGGTGGGGGTGCTCTCGCCGGCCGCCCTGGCCTGGTCGCGCTGGATGGTGGCGGCCCTGGTGCTGACCCCCTTCCTCGCACGGCGGGCCTGGCGCATGCGTGACAAGCTGCGGGCCGGTTTCTCCCGGCTGGCCATGCTGGCCCTGCTCGGCATGGTGCTGAACCAGACCTTCGGCTACTACGCGGCCCAGACCCTGGGGGCTACCGAGATCGGGCTGATGATGGGGCTGACCCCGCTGATGACGGTGCTGCTCAGCATCTGGCTGCTGCGCGAGCGCCCCACCTGGGGGGCCCTCGTCGGCGGTGTCATCTCCATCCTGGGGCTCGCCATCCTGCTGGGGCAGGGGGATCCGACCCGGCTCTTCACCCAGGGCATCCACATCGGATCCGTCTACATGCTGCTGTCGGCGGCCACCTATGCGCTCTACAGCGTGCTGCTCAAGCGCTGGGATCTGGGGCTCGACAACTGGTCCATGCTCTACGGCCAGGTGCTCTGCAGCCTGCTGTTCCTCACCCCCTTCTACCTGTTGGTGGATGGCAAGTGGCCTGATGGCAGCGCGCTCTGGCTCATCCTCTATGCGGGGATCCCGACCTCGGCCCTTTCCCCCTGGCTCTGGATGCAGGGGATAGCCCTGCTCGGGGCCAGCCGCACCGCCATCTTCATGAACCTGTTGCCTGTGATGACGGCGGCCCTGGCCATCAGCTGGCTGGGAGAGACGCTCACCAGCTATCACCTGATCGGCGGCGGCATGACACTGCTGGGGGTGCTGCTGGCACAGCTGCTGGTCAAGCCTGTGATGGTGCGGCGGCGGGCCCGGCTCGCGATGGCCGGTTGCCAGGAAGATTGA
- the fbp gene encoding class 1 fructose-bisphosphatase, producing MRNMITMGEFIVKKQADYPTATGELTSLLSSIRLAAKVVNREINKAGLADIIGSMGAENVQGEVQQKLDVYANERFKAALEARGEVCGMASEEEEDFVSFDSELSRHSKYVVLIDPLDGSSNIDVNVSVGTIFSIYRRVSKPGAGVTLEDFLQPGNRQVAAGYVVYGSSTMLVYTTGFGVNGFTYDPSIGCFCLSHENIRIPEEGKIYSINEGNYIKFPDGVKKYLKYCQERDEATHRPYTSRYIGSLVSDFHRNLLKGGIYIYPSGTNSPNGKLRLLYECNPMAFLVEQAGGKASDGFGRIMDIQPTELHQRTPYFVGSTRMVERAEAFMREFSAHEDPANQG from the coding sequence ATGCGAAACATGATCACCATGGGCGAGTTCATCGTCAAAAAGCAGGCGGACTACCCTACCGCGACCGGCGAGCTGACCTCCTTGCTCAGCTCCATTCGTCTGGCTGCCAAGGTGGTGAACCGGGAGATCAACAAGGCGGGGCTGGCGGACATCATCGGCTCCATGGGGGCCGAAAACGTGCAGGGGGAGGTGCAGCAGAAGCTGGACGTCTACGCCAACGAGCGCTTCAAGGCGGCGCTGGAGGCCCGTGGCGAGGTGTGCGGCATGGCGTCCGAGGAGGAGGAGGACTTCGTCTCCTTCGATTCCGAGCTCTCCCGCCACTCCAAGTACGTGGTGCTGATAGACCCCCTGGACGGCTCCTCCAACATAGACGTCAACGTCTCGGTCGGGACCATCTTCTCCATCTATCGCCGGGTCAGCAAGCCGGGCGCCGGGGTGACCCTGGAGGACTTCCTGCAACCGGGCAACCGCCAGGTGGCCGCCGGTTACGTGGTCTATGGTTCCTCCACCATGCTGGTCTACACCACGGGCTTCGGGGTCAACGGTTTCACCTACGACCCTTCCATCGGCTGCTTCTGCCTCTCCCACGAGAACATCCGCATCCCGGAGGAGGGCAAGATCTACTCCATCAACGAGGGCAACTACATCAAGTTCCCGGACGGGGTGAAGAAGTACCTGAAATATTGCCAGGAGCGGGACGAGGCGACCCACAGGCCCTACACCTCCCGCTACATAGGCTCCCTGGTGTCGGATTTTCACCGTAACCTGCTCAAGGGCGGCATCTACATCTATCCGTCCGGCACCAACTCCCCGAACGGCAAGCTGCGCCTGCTCTATGAGTGCAACCCCATGGCCTTCCTGGTGGAGCAGGCCGGTGGCAAGGCGTCCGACGGCTTTGGCCGCATCATGGACATCCAGCCCACGGAGCTGCACCAGCGTACCCCCTACTTCGTCGGCTCCACCAGGATGGTGGAGCGGGCCGAGGCCTTTATGCGCGAGTTCTCCGCCCACGAGGATCCGGCCAATCAGGGGTGA